DNA from Plectropomus leopardus isolate mb unplaced genomic scaffold, YSFRI_Pleo_2.0 unplaced_scaffold4956, whole genome shotgun sequence:
atgaagaagtcAAATCTTTCAAATCCAACAAGCTTCAGGTACTTCTTAGCTGGAAACTTGGTGGTGCCAACACCAGGAAGATCCCACAGTGTAACACTGGGAAAGTTTGGATGGGGGTATGATGTAACCTCTGAGGTGGTTTCTACACAACCAATAGGGGCAGCTCCTTCATCCCCATCATCTATGCCTCTGAAGGCATTAACAAAGGAAGATTTACCAGTGCCTGTCTCTCCTGTGACAGCAATATTTAGTGGAGTATTATTCTCCTTGTCCAAATACTCCCTGATCTTTTCAGCAGCTAATGCTTGATTATTACTTTCTAGAGCTTCTTTAATGTCTTCAGTTGATCTGCGATCAGTTGGATCCTCCATTATAATCCTTGAAAACTGGAGAAAAGGGTAATAAGTTTAAAGTCATTATCAACTTTTGGGAAAAAGTTGAGGACTTCGTCCTATAATGATCAAACAACATGCACATCAAATTATACATACAACAAAAATCAAGACATGTGCTACATTTTTATAAACCCCCTCTCCCTTTAAAAATAAGTGAAAGCAGTGTAACTGTGAGTCAGCAGAGATACATACAATGCACTTTATTGTTCCTGtaggggaaatttgtcttggttTCACTGTTGCAAAGATGGTGCTTCCacacttaaaacacaaacaatagtCACACCGtgtcactaaaaacacaactgcctgaacaaaaacaacaccacatATGCAACTGCACATAGTCCCAGTTACACTTAATACAAACTGTGCACACATTGCATACAACACCTATTGCACTCAACCAGTAAGAAAAACACCATGAGACtatataaacacacaatttCTCATGCAgcattgtttaaatgtttaacagAGGAAAGAACAAAGGAGTTTTTAAAACGATTCAGTTTATAGTGGAGGACTCTATCATCTGCTCAAAGGCAAGAGCTCATACTCGGAAGAGAGGACATGAGACAGGTCAGTTGTTATCCTCATTGCCTGACTGATAGCAGACTTATCGTATATTGACTGGAGAGGCTGGTATTCAATCTTTACCATCCCCTTCATGGCCATATGCACTCGGCGCGCAAGCTTACTTTTGAGCTGCACAGTAAAGCTGCCATAAATGCTGACAGCTCGCATCTAATCAAATTCTCCATTATGGCCTGATAGAATAAAACCATGACTCTCTGGTCCACACCAAACATTCTCAGTCTGCATAGGAAGTAAAGTCTCTGCTGTAAACAAGAACATAGATTTTCAACATGAACCTTCCAGCTGaaggtgtttttaaagtgaataCCTAAATGCTAGTACACGCAGACCTGGTTGATGAGGTACGTGTAATTACTCACATTAGCCCTTACattaatattacaatatatcataatgtgctttttaaGACAGTCGTAAGCAGCTC
Protein-coding regions in this window:
- the LOC121939511 gene encoding T-cell-specific guanine nucleotide triphosphate-binding protein 2-like, which encodes MEDPTDRRSTEDIKEALESNNQALAAEKIREYLDKENNTPLNIAVTGETGTGKSSFVNAFRGIDDGDEGAAPIGCVETTSEVTSYPHPNFPSVTLWDLPGVGTTKFPAKKYLKLVGFERFDFFIIISDTRFRENDVKLAQEIQKMKKEFYFVRSKIDNDLRNEERSQRSKFNAERTLKQIREYCIQGK